The Streptomyces sp. P9-A4 genome contains a region encoding:
- the folP gene encoding dihydropteroate synthase has product MSTTIDRGTALGLPEWDRCAVMGVVNVTPDSFSDGGRWFDTTAAVKHGLDLVAQGADLIDVGGESTRPGATRVDEEEELRRVVPVVRGLAAEGVTVSVDTMRAGVAARAVEAGALLVNDVSGGLADPEMVPAVAAAEVPFVVMHWRGFSQDMNSLAVYDDVVTEVVRELRTRLEAVVDGGIAPERIVVDPGLGFAKLAPHDLALVAHLPELRALGRPLLVAASRKRFLGHVLTREPGAAPPPARERDAATAAVSALAAHAGAWAVRVHEVRATADAVRVARAVEGAA; this is encoded by the coding sequence ATGAGTACGACGATCGACCGGGGTACGGCCCTGGGCCTGCCGGAGTGGGACCGCTGCGCGGTCATGGGCGTGGTCAACGTGACCCCCGACTCCTTCTCCGACGGCGGCCGCTGGTTCGACACCACGGCCGCCGTCAAACACGGCCTCGACCTCGTCGCCCAGGGCGCCGACCTGATCGACGTCGGCGGCGAGTCCACCCGCCCCGGCGCCACCCGCGTCGACGAGGAGGAGGAACTCCGCCGCGTCGTCCCCGTCGTACGCGGCCTCGCCGCCGAGGGCGTCACCGTCTCCGTCGACACCATGCGCGCCGGCGTCGCCGCCCGCGCCGTCGAGGCCGGGGCCCTGCTCGTCAACGACGTCAGCGGCGGCCTCGCCGACCCGGAGATGGTCCCCGCCGTCGCCGCCGCCGAAGTCCCCTTCGTCGTCATGCACTGGCGCGGATTCAGTCAGGACATGAACAGCCTCGCCGTGTACGACGACGTCGTCACCGAGGTCGTCCGCGAACTCCGCACCCGCCTGGAGGCCGTCGTCGACGGCGGGATCGCCCCCGAGCGGATCGTCGTCGACCCCGGCCTCGGCTTCGCCAAGCTCGCCCCCCACGACCTCGCGCTCGTCGCCCACCTCCCCGAGCTCCGCGCCCTCGGCCGGCCCCTCCTCGTCGCCGCCTCCCGCAAGCGGTTCCTCGGCCACGTCCTCACCCGCGAACCCGGCGCCGCCCCGCCACCCGCCCGCGAACGGGACGCCGCCACCGCCGCCGTCTCCGCCCTCGCCGCCCACGCGGGCGCGTGGGCCGTCCGCGTCCACGAGGTCAGGGCCACCGCCGACGCCGTACGCGTCGCCCGCGCCGTCGAGGGAGCCGCGTGA
- a CDS encoding nuclear transport factor 2 family protein, with product METGDFETVSALWLDDGATPITCVHPGWPVLTGRGEVLRSYALIMANTEYIQFFLTDLKISLAGGTAIVTCTENILSGGPAEDGAELGPLVGQLVVATNVFRHTPDGWRIWSHHASPVLAETEESEDEGTRPDDA from the coding sequence ATGGAGACCGGCGACTTCGAGACCGTCTCCGCGCTCTGGCTCGACGACGGCGCCACCCCCATCACCTGCGTCCACCCCGGCTGGCCCGTCCTCACCGGCCGCGGCGAGGTGCTCCGCTCGTACGCGCTGATCATGGCGAACACCGAGTACATCCAGTTCTTCCTCACCGACCTGAAGATCTCCCTGGCCGGCGGCACCGCGATCGTCACCTGCACCGAGAACATCCTCAGCGGCGGCCCCGCCGAGGACGGCGCCGAACTCGGACCCCTCGTCGGCCAGCTCGTGGTCGCCACCAATGTGTTCCGCCACACACCCGACGGCTGGCGGATCTGGTCCCACCACGCCTCCCCTGTCCTTGCGGAGACCGAGGAATCCGAGGACGAGGGGACCCGCCCGGACGACGCGTAG